The Setaria italica strain Yugu1 chromosome VIII, Setaria_italica_v2.0, whole genome shotgun sequence genome includes the window TCAGTGCCATTGGTGTCAGGTAGTAGAGGCTGTGGCGCCACAAGTCGGCCTGCGCCTGCAACAGCTCCGCGTCAGTGGGGACTACAGTTTGAGCCGTCATTGCTCTCTGCGCAACAATCTTCGAAGTTACTTTTTGTGTGGTTTTCTTAGATAGGTCGAGCACCAATCCTTGCAGGGATTTATATAGTGTGCGCGGGTTAGCTACTATTTGACTGGTTACGACTGACCTATCTTGTCATCTCGTGGAACACGATGTGGGACATGGTGTGATTGTGACTGAAGGCTTACGACTGAGCAAGGGAAAATGACTGTGCTACATTATATTTTGTCGCGCTCGTATTTGGCATGGAAAGTAATAAAGGGCAAAGTTAGTTGCAACCAACGCAGACGTACGAGTAATGAAGGGCTGCTGTGAACCTGAATCAACTTCCCAAAGGTGATAAGTCGACGTCTTCATGTGACAACAATCACTGTGAAGAAAATAAAgtcagggcctgtttgtttcgtTGTAAACTGCTGGAATTGGAATTAGTTTTCAAGATCACCATGTTTGGCTCCCCCCAGAATTGGAAACAATGATTTTTGGTGATTCCACCTTTCCTTCCCTACATTCGGAGCAAAATATCAGGAAAACGATCTCCCCCGACTCCTCCTGACTCCTGGCCCCAACTCGCCTCCCCCCGACGCTTCCCAACTCCTCacccccgtgccgccgcccccgactccgcgccgccacctcccgcaccgcctcctcctcctcttccggcgccccctccgccagcccctcctccgccacccccgaatctgcgccgccgcctcccgcgctgctgcctcctcctccggcaccCTCTCCGCTagcctctcctccgccgccccatcCGCCGCGAAgactcgtcctcctccgccgccgcctcctccacgaaGAAGGTGATGTctacctcctccgccgcccctcctcagGCGCCCCCATCTACCTCAGGCACCCACTAGGGTTCGTGCAACGTCTCTTCTCCTCCCTGATTGCACTTTGTTCTTACTATTTGTGTCTTGATCTAGTTGTTGCACTTCGTTCTTAGGGTCTTGATCTGGTAATTATGTACAATATGTAGCTCTTAGTCTTCTGGAAGCCTAATTTGTAGCATATCTCAGCTATTTTGTAGCATTTCACCTGAAATGTTGGGATAATCATGGATTTGCTATTTTTGAAGAAATCATCTTGATTGATCAGCCTATTGTGACCACAATATAATGTTTTGCTTATTTAAGAGTATACTGACACACATTAGACAGTAGACGAACCAGAAATATCTTGCTTATTTAAGAGTATTGTGTGTAATCATCGCTCATCATTCAAGCTAGCAAACTGAAAACAGCCGGCAATGCTCAGAGCTAGTCGGCTCCTTCACTTTTAGCAAACTGATTGTTCACTTATGTTGTCCAAGGATAGCTAGCTCCAAGATGGTTAATCTGTCGATATGGTGCCAAATGTTGTAGATGCAAAATTCTGAAGGTTGTGTGATATGCTTTGTAATCAGGCAGTGACAAGCTGATGACATTGAATAAAAACTATTTTGTATACCTGGTGCCTATCCCCAATGTTTTGTAGGAATATATGACACCTTCCATCATGGATGCTTAGTTTCATAGTGGCTGCAGGATTATTATGTAAGCTACTAGAAAGTTAGCCATTTTAGTGCAAACCTGGAGCATCTCCTAGAGTGAAATTAGGTTAGGCATTGGGGTACTCCAGAGTTCAGACTATTTGCCTGTATTATTTTTGTTAACTGATTAAACTGTAACACATGAAGTTACTGATTATCCAAAATGTTAACTGATTATTTGCCTGTATCATTTTTACTGACTATTTGCCTGTATCATTTTTGTTAACTGATTATCCAAAATGTTCTGTAGCTGTACACTCGTTCTGTACGTAGCATTTTGCATGCTATCTATGTTTCTGCTTAGTTTCGTGAAATAGTGTAGCATTTTGATGATAAATTAAAACATTCCTTTTTGCATATGTGCTTTAGATGCCTGACAAAAATATAGACTTGGTTAATACAAGCATGGAGCAAATGAGAGAGATGCgtaggaagaagagaaaaagagtGGTTGCTTTATTTGTTTCTACTGTCATGAGCATGATTCTGCACTGGTATCAATGTAAGAGACCTAGACATATCGTTGATCCGGATGAAGTGGCTGAGAGAGATATAGCTACACGCAAATAAATGCTAAGAAATCTGTACCAAGGATCAAATGTCTATTGCTATGATAGTTTGCGCCTAACTAAGAGATCATTTTATGACCTATGTGCCATCTTACGTGAGAGATGTGGTATGTGTGATCACAAGAATGTGTCGGTAGAAGAAAAGGTAGCAGTCTTTTTGCTTGTAGTGGGTCATGGCACTAAGATGAGGATGATTCGTAGCTCATATGGATGGTCACTTGAGCCAATCTACCGTCACTTCAATGAGGTGCTGAGAGGTATTCTATCATTATGCCATGAATTTATCAAGCTTCCTAATCCATCAGCTGTACAACCTGAGGATTCCAAATGGAAGTGGTTTGAAGATTGCCTTGGAGCATTAGATGGTACACACATTGATGTTTTTGTGCCTTTGGCTGACCAAGGGAGGTATAGGAATAGGAAGCAACATATTACCACCAATGTTTTGAGGGTTTGTGATCGTCACATGAAATTTGTTTATGTCTTAGCGGGATGGGAAGGATCAGCTTTAGATTCACGTGTGCTACGTGATGCAATGTCTCGGGACGATGCATTTGTTTTTCTAAGTGGGAAATACTATCTAGTAGATGCCGGATACACCAATGGACCGGGCTTTCTTGCTCCATATCGATCCACTCGCTACCACTTGAATGGGTGGGCTGCTCAAGGGCATAACCCATCCGCTGCCAAAGAACTATTCAATTTGCGCCATTCAACTGCTAGAAATGTGATAGAGAGAACATTTGGGCTATTGAAGATGAGGTGGGCTATACTAAGAAGTAACTCATATTTTGACTTACAAAATCAGGTATTCTGTAGTTAGTAACCTAGCTTGAAATTCACCTCTGAATGACCTTAGCTAGCATGTAActcatttctactaaattcttgcggattaggatcattaatgcttgctgcatattgcacaactttgtaattgatagatagagagatatggatgattTACTTATACACCAAGTTGATCAAGTAATATCTTTTGAACTtcatgaagttcaaagtgaagtGGGTATGATTACCAATGTTCAATAATTAAATGAATGGAGCAATTTTAGGGATACCAAAGTGAACCAAATGTTTGCTGATTACCAAGCAAGACGTGGTCAATGTATgataaattctatcatcaatgCATGCTCAAACTTATGATATTTGGTTTTTCTCCTTAATATTTTACTAATAACCTTTTGTGAACTTTTTTCTTGTAGGATATGGAGAAGGGCAAGAAGTCAAGCTCGGGCAGGGGTTACATTTCTTGGAATGATGACATGGACAAGGCTCTTCTTGACACATTTATGGAGTACTATAACAAGGGTGACAGTGTCAGAATGGGTGGAAGTCTCATGTCTATATAGCTACTATCAAGAATGTCCGAGAAAAGTGTAATGTGGATATCTCAAAAGACAACATCATGGTGAGGAACAAGAGCTTTGACAAACACTAcactatcatcaatggtatgctggaatcaagtggatttggttgggattggaacaaaataaaatatttgatgATAGTGATTCTGTATGGGAAGAATGTGTGGCAGTAAGTTTACAAAACCACTGATTTACTTAAATTTGTGTTAAGTTCAGAACAGGGTAGACTTTTTAAGGTGCCTGTCACATGTTATTTGAATATCAATATGTTGAAGTATTACTGAGAAGTTGCTCCAGTCAGATAAGATGCGCAGTCACATCCAGTACCTATTGACAAAAGCTCTTTGCTCTCCTAAGTGAGGTCAGGGAGCAATTTCCTGAACTTGGAGGCATTAGCTTGATTAGATGATCTAGGTAGGATGCTTGTTTCCATGATTCCACTATAACATGAACTTACAATATATACATCACAGAAAGGGTTGCATATCAAAATTGTCCCACTGGTAACAAACATTTCTCTGTAATAAATGTGTCTTGCCAGAAAAGATAGTTTGGTCCAGAACTTGCATTCAGTATAAGCTCTTGTGTAATTTGCTTCGCTTGTTGTTTTGATTTTAGTTTATGATGTCTGTTCTTGCTAGCTGCTGCTGACTAGCTCCTTCTTTCCAATCAGATGCGCAATCACTTTTTAATATTGAGTAGCTTCTTGAAAACTTGGACACTATCCATCTGCTTGTAGTAAATTTGGAGTGATGAATTTCATTTTATTTCTGATTTCTGTACATGCATGCACTTTTGTTACCTTCCTGGTGCCTGGATAACTAGCTGGCTATGTCGACTAAAAGTAGCTTATTGATACTAATAGCACATCTGCAGGATGTATATACATGTGTTaaccatttttttttagaaaaacaaagaagttTCTGGGTATAGGCACAAGACTGTCTTGTACTGGGACTCAATTAGCTTGGTGTTTGGCAAAGACCATGCTACCGGTGAAGCGGCAAGGACTACAGCTGAGAGCTTACAAAGAGCCCacatcatcggcaacttcaGGAAGTTTAAAGAGGCAACGGTCAGGTGACTCTTTTACCTCTATGATGGCTGAAAAAATGGACAAGTTCGCTGAAGCACTCAAGGAGGAAGCCCCTAAAGGcccaacatcaaaagaaattctaaACACACTGAATGAGGTACAAGGATTGGATGAAGACACTTTGTTGGACCTATCTGATATCCTGACCGGTGATGCACGCAAGTATGAGTCTTTGTTGGCGCTTtcggagaagatgaggaagaggtggctACTGAAACAACTCAAGAAGTGAAGAAACTAGTTCATCTATATCAAGTGATGGATAATATCTATTGAACTTGCATTGCCTTGTAATAATATGTGGCTTTAACTTGTCATAATTATAATCTCCTCTGACATGCGCAGCTTCATTCATGGTGTGTAACTGGGTGCTGGACCAGTGGTAAGTTTGAAAAAGAGAGGAGAGTTTGGTTTGCGTCAGATATATTTGATTGCGCGATAAATCTTGAGCGATTCGCCAGATATGTTTGATTACTTGTGATGTTTGATTGCAAGTAATCAGAGGTGATGTTTCAAGTAATCGATCAGAAGTATATCCTTTGACATGTTGCAAGTAATCAGAGGTGATGTTTGAATTGTATGCTGGTAGCATGTTGTTCCGTTTGAATTTATAatcaaccaaacaatatttggaatctaattctaggaattaatttctttgtacatccaaacaagaaaattgaaatgaatctgATTTTATGTAATTTAATTCCTATTgaatctaattgctagaatgaGATTCAATTCCGACGAAACAAATGCGCCCTCAATGAAATTAACCCTCTGTCCCTGTTAAAGTGAGTACTTGACTACTAGATACCTGCGAATATATGTCAGAAAATTGTGACAATTTCATCATTACATCAGTTGGTTCTACAACaatattttcaaaaaagaatTTTGTCTCTAGAAATAATTGAGCCCAAGACATAATAAACTGCCTCCGAATGAATAACCATGAATGTAGGACAGTATTTGTTTTAACCCTCTTTTAGTATTCTTTAAATATATCAAACAATCGTAAATTTTTATAGACTTATTTTCTTGTAATGGTAGTTTGTTAAGAAATTCAGGtttgatgagtgccaccatatATGTGTAGAGAGGATGTTTGGTTGCTTGCCACGTTTCGCCGCACTAAAAGTTGCCTTGCCATAAAAGCAGGGCAGGAGTTTGGTTTGTACAAAAGCTGCTGCTACCATAGGTCATTGCAGTGCAAATTTTCGCCACAAGTGTGGCGCCATTTTTTGACGCTGCAGGTGCCTCAGCTGGCATGGCTATAGAAGGCTGGCAACGAAGCAGCCTCAGAATCTTTTTATGATTCCTTGAcatatagaattattttttattaaatttcttgCTACTTATTAGTACATCCATAATTGAatttagttaatataacatagaaatcttatcataggttgttaaagatggatcaaagagcatggatgtatggcatacagAGACATTCGCCTACTTTCATATCAGAGGTAGCGAAGTTTGTGGTGGCTACGAAGAAGCACGCTAGCATTTGCAAGATAAAGCAAATACATTGTCcatgttttgactgtagcaacaaaatTGTATGGGAGGGTACTAATGTtatcaagaggcatttgataaagtgaggttttgtggatgggtacacaatttggtcccaccatggagAGGCAGGAGATACTTTCAACAACACATACATCAATACTGgctgtgatgaagtgggtggtgatgatgcaaacaaTAATGACCGATTACGAccatggagatcaaaatggtgatcaaacagatgattacgaccgtggagatcaaaaaaattcaaaattatttaaatacttgacaaataattttgaaattgtttcaaacttttacacatgAACATAAAGATTATTTAGTgaatttcaaaaatatttttttatatataacatAAATTATAAtgactagttagttcacttgtcacGATGGGTTGAAACaacctataactcatgaggtgtttcaacctataatgacaagtgaactaactactcattctcatttgtgttatctatgaaataatattttttaaattgactaaataatatttatgtccatgtgtaaaattttgaaataattttgaaatcATTTGGCAAGTATTTAAATCCTTTTGAACTTTTTTGAAAGCATTGCACTGGCGGGCACTAAGGCGACCTGCCAACGCTGAGGCTCTATGCTGGCGAGCCGCATTAGCGCCTGCCAGCGCTATGCCCATCCATATAACTCTGTGCGGGACTCGAAATCTTCTAAGTCCTGGCGTGAAATCCAAACGATGCCGTCAGGCTGCCAAATTTTCCCGCGGAACCGCCTCCGCCGATcaccagagcgccgccgcccgcagcaCCCCccgctcaagcgctgccacttCGCCTACCGAGCGGCGCTGCCTCGCCTCTTCCGGCGCCTCCGCCTCGATGCCGATGCCTCCCCGACGCCTCCCCGACACCCACCGGACCACCCAtcgccgctgctcctccccgATGCTGCTGCCCTCCCGGAATGCCGCCAACGCTCACGCCCACCTCTCCTCCCCCGGCCACCGCTCCTCCACCGTGCAtccctcctccccgcgcgcGACGTCATGCCgtgccgctgctcctcctcgaGCCACGCCTCCTCCTCGACCGCTGGCGTGCCAAACGTCCCTGAGGCCTCCGCGCCGTCGCCAGCCCTCCCCGAGGCCTccgcgtcgccgctgccgctagCTCTCCTCGAGCCCGCACCACCGCCGGCAGACACTAAGCCTCGGTGAGTTTAAAATTTGAAATGATTTAAACTTAAAGATAAAATTTTGAACTTTATCCTCGAAGATATTTTGCGTTAGCTCGAAACGAGCCGGAAAAGTTGGGGTTGCATCAGTGTGGATCAACCAATGCTGCATATATATACTATGCCATGTGTGTGGATCCTTGCTTATGATGTTAATTGAAGGTTTGATGGCTGATGATGAGTATGATCAGTAGGACTAGGACCACAAGAAACACAGGAGAAAATGGAATTCCATTTGAAAGTTTTAATATGCCATCATTCTAGAATAATTAATGGAAATGTTAAAGGGAATCACGGCTTTTGGGATGAGGGGACTCTTGACAAGAGTTGTAGAGATCACATATTTGGTTGGACATAATCATATTATGATATGTATGCCATTATTTTACTGTGTAAATAAATTGTACCATTTCCCTAAAATTTTTATTGGAGTTTGGCAGTTATTCCCTACTGGCGCTTGCCGGCCTAAATACAAAAGTATGTACATTATTCTTTGGTAATTTGAAGATATAAGTTTGAATTGTCCCAAtaagacaattgaatttttcatctctAGTAAATGAGCTAGAATGGAACATAAGAGCCTAAATATAATTTTCGTGCAATTTTTAATTCATGActgtataaattcatgaataatttttaattgcaagtatacaattttgcatattaagagcgAATGAATCCGTcgaggaggattctgattcCGATGGCTCATTTGGATCGTATTCTACTCTACCTGAGTAAGAACCAAGCCCACCTAAGACTCGTAGGCatctagatgaagatgaccctGAATACGATCCAACCGTGGATCATCAGGTACCTGCATGCACAATCATATACTTGCTAGTGATGTgtttgttgttcacatgaagatgataaactccaaccattgttttctctatagaaTGATGAGCAATCCCCGGTTCATTTGCCATCGCGACGTCGTAGAACATCAACTCTGCAGGAAGGTGAGGTAGCTGCC containing:
- the LOC105914939 gene encoding serine/arginine repetitive matrix protein 1-like; protein product: MPSGCQIFPRNRLRRSPERRRPQHPPLKRCHFAYRAALPRLFRRLRLDADASPTPPRHPPDHPSPLLLPDAAALPECRQRSRPPLLPRPPLLHRASLLPARDVMPCRCSSSSHASSSTAGVPNVPEASAPSPALPEASASPLPLALLEPAPPPADTKPR